DNA from Flavobacteriales bacterium:
CGCGTGCCGAACTCGATGCGCACGGCATCGTTCTCGCGCAGGCCCAGCAGGCGTGCGGCGCCGCCCCCGCCGCCGCCGCCGCCCTCCACGCCCTTGTTCACGGCGATCTCCAGGTGGCCGCTCGCATTGAAGAAGGCGAGCGAAACCCCGTTGGGCACGTCGCTGTAGGTGGCGTGGATGCGCGTCAGGTCGTCATCCGAATGCCCGAAGTGGATGCGGAAGGGGCGCCCGCCGTGCAGCTCCTCGAAGAGCGACCGCTGCACATTGGTCATCACGTTCCCGTACCGGTCCACATGCACCACGCGGCCCACGATGGCATCGGGGGTCACCGAGGGCTTCAGGTTGTGCAGCTCGCGCAGCGCCTTCAGGGGCCGGCCGATGGTCTCAGGGGTGCCGCCCCGCGCCAAGTGGGCCGCGGCCTTGGTGAACACGCTCCGGGTGGGGAAGGCCGCGTGGTCGTCATCGAGCTTCATGGTGATCTCGAAGGCCGCTTCCGGCATGCCCTCGAACATCAGCGGCAGGATGCCGTTGTCCGCGCCGATGAAGTAATGGCCCTGGTGCCGCGCCACCACGTGCGCCGTGAAGCGGTCCGCCTCCGGATTCACGCCGAGGATGTGGATGCTGCCCGCCGGGAAGGCCGGGAACGCGTTGCGCGCCACATAGGCCGCCATCGCCGTGTGGAAGGGCGTGATCTCGTGGGTGATGTCCACGATGGTGGCCTCCGGGGCCTGCTGCAGCAGCGCGCCCTTCACCACGGCCACATAATGGTCGCGCGTGCCCAGGTCGGTGGTGAGGGTGATGATGGCCATCGGGCGGCTGGTTCCGGTCGGCTACCTTCGGGCGGTCAAAACTAGAGGGAGGGGAGCACCTTCTCCCGAAAGATCTCAACACCCCGCATCCGTCCTTGAGCGAGCAGCTGATCACCATCACCGGCGTCGACCCCGTGGACATCCTCGGGGCCAACGACGCCAACCTGCGGATCATCCGCGGCCTCTTCCCCAAGCTCAACCTCGTGGCGCGCGGCGACACCGTGAAGGTGAGCGGCGCACCGGACGACATCGCCCTCTTCGAGGAGCGCTTCAACGAACTGGTGGCGCACGTGGCGCGCTACAACGAGCTGCCCCGCAAGGTGCTCGACGACATCATGGGCGGCGGCGAGGCCCCGCGCAGCGCCGATCTGGACGATGATGTGCTCGTCTACGGCAACGCCGGCCTCCGCGTGAAGGCCCGCACGCCCAACCAGCAGCGCCTGGTGGAGGCCATCCGCGAGAGCGACATGGTCTTCGCCA
Protein-coding regions in this window:
- a CDS encoding SAM-dependent chlorinase/fluorinase, producing the protein MAIITLTTDLGTRDHYVAVVKGALLQQAPEATIVDITHEITPFHTAMAAYVARNAFPAFPAGSIHILGVNPEADRFTAHVVARHQGHYFIGADNGILPLMFEGMPEAAFEITMKLDDDHAAFPTRSVFTKAAAHLARGGTPETIGRPLKALRELHNLKPSVTPDAIVGRVVHVDRYGNVMTNVQRSLFEELHGGRPFRIHFGHSDDDLTRIHATYSDVPNGVSLAFFNASGHLEIAVNKGVEGGGGGGGGAARLLGLRENDAVRIEFGTRR